A part of Methanorbis furvi genomic DNA contains:
- a CDS encoding molybdopterin dinucleotide binding domain-containing protein translates to MAEGEYSPLPNLFQKENFEDWSKPHLVGGTTEYSSLLKLQAMKEGGLRKYGNGIIVSVVTCTEIKQGVAIETGKTSQKYFDACSIIELHEEDFKALGINHNTNVRVTSAAGSVILKAVTTTQSLYPGLGHIPMGPWANILVPSYTYSTGEPCFCGFDCLIEPAPQEKIEKAVKLMHEKCGLKYVGDPHYD, encoded by the coding sequence ATGGCAGAAGGAGAATACTCCCCCCTACCAAACCTTTTTCAGAAGGAAAACTTCGAAGACTGGTCTAAGCCACACCTCGTCGGTGGAACCACCGAATACTCCTCACTCCTCAAACTTCAGGCAATGAAGGAAGGCGGACTGAGAAAATACGGCAACGGTATCATCGTCAGTGTTGTCACCTGCACAGAAATCAAGCAGGGTGTTGCAATCGAAACCGGAAAGACATCTCAGAAGTACTTCGACGCATGTTCAATCATTGAACTCCACGAAGAAGACTTCAAAGCACTCGGAATCAACCACAACACCAACGTCAGAGTCACCAGCGCAGCAGGAAGCGTTATTCTCAAGGCAGTTACCACTACCCAGAGTCTGTACCCCGGACTTGGTCACATCCCGATGGGACCGTGGGCAAACATCCTTGTTCCGTCATACACGTACTCAACTGGTGAGCCATGCTTCTGCGGATTTGACTGTCTTATCGAACCAGCTCCGCAAGAGAAAATTGAGAAAGCTGTAAAGCTTATGCACGAAAAATGTGGTCTGAAATATGTAGGAGACCCGCACTATGACTAA
- a CDS encoding formylmethanofuran dehydrogenase subunit A — protein sequence MTEIIIKNGHVFDAVTGHKGDVADVCMKDGKIVDKVSNSATVIDATGKSVMAGALDVHTHVAGPKVNLGRWYRPEDKFRLGERCSAKIDPKTKIEGGFSIPTVYKTGYEYARMGFAFLMEAAMPPLYSRHTHEEIRDTPIVDEAAMPVFGNNWFMFEYLKNGEIDNAAAYVAWMLRQTKGYGIKCVNPGGSEAWAWGLNCMTVNDPVPYFEITPKEIIAGLITTNEELHLPHSVHLHSNNLGNPGNFQTTLDSLKIAEDFKPNNNLGRKTVLHHTHIQFHSYGGTGWGDFESKSKEVMDYVNKTPQISIDSGSVTLDETTTMTADGPFEYHLGALNHLKWGNVDVELETSSGVVPYVYDPKVKVCDIQWAIGLEVPLFAADPMRTMITTDHPNAGPFTRYPRLYAWLMDKKYRDDLLNSFKYATKVIDATYLAEIDREINLYELSQMTRAGPAQVLGLSGSMGGLAPGMNANVAVYNINPDNMQKGIELENAFAKSAYFIKDGVKVVENGVVLDADPVVKKTYWVNAKVPENKQVMHDINEKFLKYYSVSLGNYEVIDHYAPHQEIIEV from the coding sequence ATGACAGAAATTATCATTAAAAACGGTCATGTGTTCGATGCAGTAACCGGTCACAAAGGCGACGTCGCTGACGTCTGCATGAAAGACGGCAAGATTGTTGACAAAGTCAGCAACTCCGCAACCGTCATTGATGCAACCGGCAAGTCTGTCATGGCCGGTGCTCTTGATGTGCACACCCACGTCGCAGGTCCGAAGGTCAACCTCGGCCGCTGGTACCGCCCGGAGGATAAGTTCCGCCTTGGCGAGCGCTGCTCTGCAAAGATCGACCCGAAGACAAAGATCGAGGGTGGATTCTCTATTCCGACCGTCTACAAGACCGGATACGAGTACGCACGTATGGGTTTTGCCTTCCTGATGGAAGCTGCAATGCCGCCACTTTACTCGCGCCACACGCACGAGGAGATTCGCGACACCCCGATCGTTGATGAAGCAGCAATGCCGGTTTTCGGCAACAACTGGTTCATGTTCGAGTACCTGAAGAACGGCGAGATCGACAATGCAGCAGCATATGTTGCATGGATGCTCCGCCAGACCAAAGGATACGGTATTAAGTGTGTGAACCCGGGAGGATCCGAGGCATGGGCCTGGGGTCTGAACTGTATGACCGTCAATGATCCGGTGCCGTACTTTGAAATTACGCCCAAAGAGATCATTGCAGGTCTTATCACCACGAACGAAGAGCTGCACCTGCCGCACTCCGTCCACCTTCACTCCAACAACCTGGGTAACCCGGGCAACTTCCAGACGACCCTTGACTCTCTGAAGATCGCAGAGGACTTTAAGCCGAACAACAACCTCGGCCGTAAGACTGTTCTGCACCACACCCACATTCAGTTCCACTCCTACGGCGGAACCGGATGGGGCGACTTCGAGTCCAAGTCCAAGGAAGTCATGGACTATGTGAACAAGACTCCGCAGATCTCCATCGACTCCGGTAGCGTCACCCTTGACGAGACCACGACGATGACTGCTGACGGTCCGTTCGAGTACCACCTTGGTGCCCTGAACCACCTGAAGTGGGGTAACGTGGATGTCGAGCTTGAGACCTCTTCCGGTGTTGTTCCGTACGTGTACGACCCGAAGGTAAAGGTCTGCGACATTCAGTGGGCAATCGGTCTTGAGGTTCCGCTCTTCGCAGCAGATCCGATGCGGACGATGATCACTACCGATCACCCGAATGCAGGTCCGTTCACCCGCTACCCGCGTCTCTACGCATGGCTGATGGACAAGAAGTATCGTGACGATCTCCTGAACAGCTTCAAGTACGCAACGAAAGTTATCGATGCAACCTATCTTGCTGAGATCGACCGTGAGATCAACCTCTACGAGCTGTCCCAGATGACCCGTGCAGGACCTGCACAGGTTCTTGGTCTGTCCGGCTCTATGGGTGGTCTTGCTCCCGGCATGAATGCAAACGTTGCAGTCTACAACATCAACCCTGACAATATGCAGAAGGGTATTGAGCTTGAGAATGCATTTGCAAAGTCTGCATACTTCATCAAGGACGGCGTTAAGGTTGTTGAGAACGGTGTTGTTCTCGATGCTGACCCGGTCGTTAAGAAGACCTACTGGGTCAATGCAAAAGTACCTGAGAACAAGCAGGTCATGCATGATATCAACGAGAAGTTCCTGAAGTACTACAGTGTCAGCCTTGGCAACTACGAGGTTATTGATCACTATGCTCCGCACCAGGAGATTATCGAGGTGTAA
- a CDS encoding indolepyruvate ferredoxin oxidoreductase subunit alpha encodes MAFAMHINMERCTGCNNCVVACPVNALELNTVDPASIDKIYLVQDGKAMILDIDHELCAGCGVCVEACPYDVIRLVGPQDGPVAAKAAEGATH; translated from the coding sequence ATGGCATTTGCAATGCATATCAACATGGAGCGATGTACCGGTTGTAACAATTGTGTGGTCGCCTGCCCGGTAAACGCACTGGAACTTAACACAGTAGATCCTGCCTCAATTGACAAGATCTACCTCGTACAGGATGGAAAGGCAATGATCCTTGACATCGATCACGAGCTGTGTGCTGGTTGCGGTGTGTGCGTCGAAGCATGCCCATATGATGTTATTAGACTGGTAGGACCGCAGGATGGACCTGTTGCAGCGAAAGCTGCTGAGGGAGCCACCCACTAA
- a CDS encoding formylmethanofuran dehydrogenase subunit C, with protein MKTVTIKLKKVPTLYLECESVTPDKFAGKSLEAIAALPCSEGKSNYKLGDWFEISGSAGATAAETKIDVYGPGTSKCKYFGAWMSAGEVVVNGTADMFTGSWMTGGKLHVKGDVRSFSGLQMKGGEMLVEGRAWNYLGAAYRGDWRGMQGGLIRVKGDAGSDLGTFMNGGTIIVEGNVDIHTGTHADGGTIIIKGKAHRRVGGQMVKGEIYVFKGCDVMMPGFKKVEEREIEVDGEKHVFNVFIGDLGERHSKSKGEVVYGHLYTLKE; from the coding sequence ATGAAGACGGTAACCATTAAGTTAAAGAAAGTCCCGACCCTCTACCTCGAATGCGAGAGTGTTACTCCGGACAAGTTTGCCGGAAAGTCCCTTGAGGCTATTGCAGCACTTCCATGTTCGGAGGGTAAGTCCAACTACAAGCTCGGCGACTGGTTCGAGATCTCAGGATCTGCCGGTGCAACCGCAGCAGAGACGAAGATCGATGTCTATGGTCCGGGAACCTCGAAGTGCAAGTACTTCGGTGCATGGATGAGCGCAGGCGAAGTTGTTGTCAACGGAACCGCAGATATGTTCACGGGCTCCTGGATGACCGGCGGCAAGCTCCACGTTAAGGGAGATGTCCGCTCCTTCTCCGGCCTTCAGATGAAGGGCGGAGAGATGCTGGTCGAAGGCCGTGCCTGGAACTATCTCGGCGCAGCATACCGCGGCGACTGGCGTGGAATGCAGGGCGGTCTCATCCGTGTTAAGGGTGATGCAGGCTCTGACCTTGGTACCTTCATGAACGGTGGAACGATCATCGTTGAGGGTAACGTGGATATCCACACCGGTACTCACGCTGACGGTGGAACAATCATCATCAAAGGCAAGGCTCACCGCCGTGTCGGTGGTCAGATGGTAAAAGGCGAGATCTACGTCTTCAAGGGCTGCGATGTAATGATGCCCGGTTTCAAGAAGGTTGAGGAGCGGGAGATTGAGGTTGACGGTGAGAAGCATGTCTTCAACGTGTTCATCGGTGACCTTGGCGAACGCCACTCAAAGAGCAAGGGCGAGGTCGTTTACGGCCACCTCTACACTCTGAAGGAGTAA
- a CDS encoding formylmethanofuran dehydrogenase subunit B, whose amino-acid sequence MTKTIKNVICTFCGTLCDDLEVDVTDDGKKILQVRNACAIGAEKYLHVGNPGRVIVPRMRQADGTYKDVSYDEAIDFTAKTLLKAKKPLFYGWSSTNCEAISAGNVLAEKTGGVIDNCATVCHGSSLLAIQDTGVPSCTLGEVKNRADRIIFWGCNPAHAHPRHMSRYSIFPRGFFTAKGQKGRKIICVDCRETDTAKVADAFVRIKQSYDYEIIDAFRTVLRGEEIPAEVGGVPAEKIKEVIEILKSGRFVTLFFGMGLTHTLGRNHNIDEAINFIRDLNDYTKAVLIAMRGHYNVTGAGQVLGWQYGYPFACDLSRLTVARHNPGETTSVDLLVRHEVDACVVIASDLAAHFPFEATRVMASIPTITIDPHISMSTELSDLHIPVAIVGVEVGGCCYRMDNVPIETRKCVDAPEGVLDDEELFNRIAKRVDEILAENGVKDASEYLAKIEQET is encoded by the coding sequence ATGACTAAAACAATTAAGAACGTAATCTGTACATTCTGCGGTACACTTTGCGATGACCTTGAAGTCGACGTCACCGACGACGGAAAGAAGATTTTGCAGGTCAGAAATGCCTGTGCAATCGGTGCAGAAAAATATCTCCACGTTGGCAACCCGGGTCGTGTAATTGTTCCGCGTATGCGTCAGGCTGACGGAACGTACAAGGACGTTTCCTACGACGAAGCAATCGACTTCACTGCAAAGACACTCCTCAAAGCAAAGAAGCCGTTGTTCTACGGATGGTCATCCACCAACTGTGAAGCAATCTCAGCAGGTAACGTACTTGCAGAGAAGACCGGCGGTGTCATCGATAACTGTGCAACCGTCTGCCATGGATCCTCTCTCCTCGCAATTCAGGATACCGGAGTTCCGTCCTGTACCCTTGGTGAGGTTAAGAACCGTGCTGACCGTATCATCTTCTGGGGATGCAACCCTGCACACGCTCACCCGCGTCACATGTCCAGATACTCTATCTTCCCCCGCGGATTCTTCACCGCAAAGGGTCAGAAAGGAAGAAAGATCATCTGTGTTGACTGCCGTGAAACCGACACTGCAAAAGTAGCAGATGCCTTTGTGCGCATTAAACAGAGCTACGACTACGAAATCATCGATGCATTCAGAACCGTTCTTCGCGGTGAGGAAATCCCCGCTGAAGTCGGCGGAGTTCCTGCAGAGAAGATCAAAGAAGTCATTGAGATCCTCAAGTCCGGTCGTTTCGTGACCCTCTTCTTCGGTATGGGACTTACCCACACACTTGGAAGAAACCACAACATCGACGAGGCAATCAACTTCATCCGTGACTTAAACGACTACACCAAAGCAGTGCTCATTGCAATGCGCGGTCACTACAACGTTACCGGTGCAGGTCAGGTTCTTGGATGGCAGTATGGTTACCCGTTCGCATGCGATCTGTCAAGACTGACAGTGGCACGTCACAACCCGGGAGAGACCACCTCTGTGGACTTACTTGTCCGTCACGAAGTTGATGCCTGCGTAGTCATTGCAAGCGACCTTGCCGCCCACTTCCCGTTCGAGGCAACCAGAGTTATGGCAAGCATTCCAACGATTACCATCGACCCGCACATCAGCATGTCGACAGAACTCTCAGACCTCCACATTCCGGTCGCAATCGTCGGCGTTGAAGTCGGCGGATGCTGTTACCGTATGGACAACGTCCCAATCGAGACCCGTAAGTGTGTCGATGCACCCGAAGGAGTCCTTGATGATGAGGAGCTCTTCAACCGTATCGCCAAGAGAGTCGACGAGATTCTCGCAGAGAACGGTGTGAAGGACGCATCCGAGTATCTTGCAAAGATTGAACAGGAGACCTGA
- the hdrC gene encoding CoB--CoM heterodisulfide reductase subunit C, producing the protein MASAKAYKDAALSKRLADRSYRPALDSDPTFVGDVERISGTTAHLCYQCGTCTGSCPSAPRSSYRIRNFMRRTNLGLKEVSLNDPDLWLCTTCYTCSDRCPRDLIPTDVIMAMRNMAAAQGILPKNMLGTVNFIYQTGHGVPNSDGNRAARVKLGLEPEPETTSKYPEYLPAIRKILEAYGTKQLADKVLAEGQ; encoded by the coding sequence ATGGCAAGTGCAAAAGCATACAAAGATGCAGCGTTATCCAAACGCCTTGCAGACCGGTCTTACCGCCCTGCTCTGGACTCTGACCCGACCTTCGTCGGCGACGTCGAAAGAATCAGCGGTACGACAGCCCACCTCTGTTACCAGTGTGGTACCTGTACCGGTTCCTGTCCGTCTGCACCCCGCAGCAGCTACCGTATCCGGAACTTCATGCGGCGAACCAACCTTGGCTTAAAGGAAGTCAGCCTCAACGACCCTGATCTCTGGCTGTGCACAACGTGCTACACCTGCAGTGACCGCTGTCCGCGAGACCTGATCCCGACCGATGTCATCATGGCAATGCGCAACATGGCAGCTGCCCAGGGCATTCTCCCAAAGAACATGCTCGGCACGGTCAACTTCATCTACCAGACCGGCCATGGTGTTCCGAACTCCGACGGCAACCGCGCTGCAAGAGTCAAACTCGGTCTTGAACCCGAACCGGAAACCACCTCCAAATACCCCGAATATCTGCCGGCCATCCGTAAGATCCTTGAAGCCTACGGAACCAAACAGCTCGCAGACAAAGTTCTTGCGGAGGGTCAGTAA
- a CDS encoding CoB--CoM heterodisulfide reductase iron-sulfur subunit A family protein translates to MVYSGKKASESSEPPVEPRIGVFICHCGTNIAGSLDVIAVKEYALTLPHVVVSENYAYMCSTPGQNMIHDAIEKDHLTGIVVAACTPRLHEPTFRTATANGGLNPFRFEMANIRDQGSWVHMHDWDGGTEKAKDAVRIAVAKATMLEDLYPMAVPVEHRAMVVGAGVAGIQTSMDLAKAGIETYLIEKEPTIGGRMSQLDKTFPTLDCSQCILSPKMAEAGRMPGIRLFTLAEVEAVEGYIGNFDVTIRRHARGVLTPDEAAAKGIVGGGCTGCGDCSQVCPVVRPNTWEFGMAPRKAIYIQHAQVVPLIYTIDFDACVKCGLCETACGTKKAIDLNMEDELFTVKVGTVILATGYETFPIEEKSEWGYKLYDNVISSLEFERLICASGPTIGHLVRPSDGETPMSVGFVLCAGSRDNTGIGKPYCSRFCCMYSLKHAHQVIEKIPGCKAYIFYMDIRSFGKAYEEFYYRIQHEGAKFIRGRVAQIQELPNKNLLVIAEDTLLGMPVEIEVDLVVLAAAVQPTAETEVVRRLFGVSCSADKWLLEAHPKLDPCGTTTAGVYLAGVCQGPKDIPDTVAQAEGAASAASIPIHSGQVELEPYYAQCVEKLCAGCGMCVGQCPYSALSMIVADDGRTVMTVTAAKCKGCGTCGGFCPGGAIRMQHFTSPQILAQIDAFFLGGEQ, encoded by the coding sequence ATGGTATACTCTGGTAAGAAAGCTTCTGAGTCAAGCGAGCCACCTGTTGAGCCGAGAATCGGTGTGTTCATCTGCCACTGCGGAACGAACATCGCCGGCTCCCTCGACGTCATTGCTGTCAAAGAATACGCTCTGACTCTCCCGCACGTCGTCGTCTCTGAAAACTACGCATACATGTGTTCGACCCCTGGTCAGAACATGATCCACGACGCTATCGAGAAAGATCACCTCACCGGTATCGTCGTCGCAGCATGTACTCCGCGTCTTCACGAGCCTACCTTCCGTACGGCAACCGCCAACGGCGGCCTGAACCCGTTCCGGTTCGAGATGGCAAACATCCGTGACCAGGGCTCCTGGGTTCACATGCACGACTGGGACGGTGGAACCGAAAAAGCAAAGGACGCCGTCCGCATCGCTGTTGCAAAAGCAACCATGCTCGAGGACCTCTATCCGATGGCAGTTCCGGTTGAACACCGTGCAATGGTCGTCGGTGCCGGTGTTGCCGGTATTCAGACCTCCATGGACCTTGCCAAAGCCGGCATCGAGACCTACCTCATTGAGAAGGAACCGACCATCGGCGGCCGCATGTCCCAGCTCGACAAAACATTCCCGACTCTTGACTGTTCCCAGTGCATTCTGTCTCCAAAGATGGCAGAAGCCGGCCGTATGCCGGGCATCAGACTCTTCACCCTCGCAGAGGTTGAAGCAGTCGAAGGTTACATCGGTAACTTCGATGTCACCATCCGCCGTCACGCCCGCGGTGTTCTCACTCCGGACGAGGCAGCAGCAAAAGGAATCGTCGGTGGAGGCTGTACCGGCTGTGGCGACTGTTCACAGGTCTGTCCGGTTGTTCGACCGAACACCTGGGAATTCGGCATGGCTCCCCGCAAGGCAATCTACATCCAGCACGCTCAGGTCGTTCCGCTTATCTACACGATCGACTTCGATGCATGTGTGAAATGTGGTCTTTGTGAGACTGCGTGTGGCACCAAAAAAGCAATCGACCTCAACATGGAAGATGAACTCTTCACTGTCAAGGTCGGAACCGTCATTCTTGCAACCGGTTACGAAACCTTCCCGATCGAAGAGAAGTCAGAGTGGGGTTACAAACTCTACGACAACGTCATCTCCTCACTCGAGTTCGAGCGTTTAATCTGTGCATCCGGACCCACCATCGGTCACCTTGTCCGTCCGTCCGACGGCGAGACCCCGATGTCAGTCGGATTCGTGCTTTGTGCAGGTTCCCGTGACAACACCGGAATCGGCAAACCGTACTGCTCCAGATTCTGCTGCATGTACTCGCTGAAGCACGCCCACCAGGTCATTGAAAAGATCCCGGGCTGTAAAGCATACATCTTCTACATGGACATCCGTTCCTTCGGTAAGGCATACGAGGAGTTCTACTACCGTATCCAGCACGAGGGTGCAAAGTTCATCCGTGGACGTGTCGCTCAGATTCAGGAACTGCCGAACAAGAACCTGCTCGTCATCGCCGAAGACACGCTCCTTGGCATGCCGGTCGAGATCGAAGTCGACCTCGTCGTTCTTGCAGCAGCTGTTCAGCCGACCGCAGAGACCGAAGTCGTCCGCAGACTCTTTGGTGTCTCCTGTTCTGCAGACAAATGGCTGCTTGAAGCACACCCGAAACTTGACCCGTGCGGAACTACTACTGCCGGTGTCTATCTCGCCGGTGTCTGTCAGGGTCCAAAAGACATTCCTGACACCGTAGCACAGGCAGAAGGTGCAGCATCCGCAGCATCCATCCCAATCCACTCCGGCCAGGTTGAACTTGAGCCGTACTATGCCCAGTGCGTGGAAAAGCTCTGTGCAGGTTGTGGAATGTGCGTTGGCCAGTGCCCGTACTCTGCTCTGTCGATGATCGTCGCTGACGATGGTCGCACAGTCATGACCGTCACTGCAGCAAAGTGTAAGGGTTGCGGTACCTGCGGTGGATTCTGTCCAGGCGGAGCAATCCGTATGCAGCACTTCACGAGCCCGCAGATTCTTGCCCAGATTGATGCATTCTTCCTGGGAGGTGAGCAGTAA
- a CDS encoding hydrogenase iron-sulfur subunit has translation MADEWKPKIIGIICNWCSYAGADGAGSARTQYPPDVRIVRVMCTGRIDTLFVLKAFADGADGVLVSGCHFGDCHYLAGNYKAAKRMFLVKSVMQNMGLEHKRFRMTFVSASEGAKWAVVINDVINTVTEIGPSPIAAERKRRGL, from the coding sequence ATGGCTGACGAGTGGAAACCCAAGATTATCGGTATCATCTGCAACTGGTGTTCCTATGCCGGAGCAGACGGTGCGGGCTCAGCCCGTACTCAGTACCCGCCGGACGTAAGAATTGTCCGTGTGATGTGTACCGGACGTATCGACACGCTCTTTGTTCTGAAAGCATTCGCTGACGGAGCAGACGGCGTTCTCGTTTCCGGCTGTCACTTCGGTGACTGCCACTACCTTGCAGGAAACTACAAGGCAGCAAAGAGAATGTTCCTCGTAAAGAGTGTCATGCAGAACATGGGTCTGGAACACAAACGTTTCAGAATGACCTTTGTGTCTGCATCAGAAGGTGCAAAGTGGGCAGTCGTCATCAACGATGTTATCAACACCGTCACAGAGATCGGTCCAAGCCCCATTGCAGCAGAAAGAAAGAGAAGAGGTCTTTAA
- the hdrB gene encoding CoB--CoM heterodisulfide reductase subunit B, with protein MSGNNHQFAFFLGCIAPNRYPGIESAAIRTGKKLGIDLVPLKGASCCPAPGAFGSIDLNVWYAMAARNLVLAEQMGMDIALICNGCYKSIWEVNHKLKHNAELRDAVNEVLKEVDMEFKGTINVYHLAELYYNDEICGLAKLKDSVNTPLTGVKVACHYGCHLLKPRKDREFAGDVIGDTEHPTWFEELVDALGAEAVEYRNKMQCCGAGGGVRGYDIAHALDITNEKLINMTDAGAEAIVDTCPFCQLQFDRGQFEIQEKFGVEWNLPVLHFCEMLGLAQGMSPVELGLDLHQISCNPFLDKINGGQ; from the coding sequence ATGTCAGGCAACAATCATCAATTCGCATTCTTCCTCGGCTGCATTGCACCAAACCGGTACCCTGGTATTGAGTCTGCTGCAATCCGCACCGGCAAAAAGCTCGGCATCGACCTTGTCCCGTTAAAGGGAGCATCCTGCTGTCCGGCACCGGGCGCATTCGGATCCATCGATCTGAACGTCTGGTATGCAATGGCAGCACGCAACCTGGTTCTTGCCGAACAGATGGGTATGGACATTGCATTAATCTGCAACGGCTGTTACAAGTCCATCTGGGAAGTCAACCACAAATTAAAGCACAACGCAGAGCTTCGCGACGCAGTCAATGAAGTCTTAAAGGAAGTCGACATGGAGTTCAAGGGCACCATCAACGTGTACCACCTTGCCGAACTTTACTACAACGACGAGATTTGCGGCCTTGCTAAACTGAAAGACAGCGTCAACACACCGCTTACCGGCGTCAAAGTTGCCTGCCACTACGGCTGCCACCTGCTGAAACCAAGAAAGGACCGTGAGTTTGCCGGCGACGTCATCGGCGACACCGAGCACCCGACCTGGTTCGAAGAGCTTGTCGACGCCCTTGGCGCAGAAGCTGTTGAATACCGCAACAAAATGCAGTGCTGCGGTGCCGGCGGAGGTGTCCGCGGCTATGATATCGCTCATGCCCTTGACATCACCAACGAAAAGCTGATCAACATGACCGATGCAGGCGCAGAGGCAATCGTTGACACCTGTCCGTTCTGCCAGCTGCAGTTCGACCGCGGTCAGTTTGAGATTCAGGAGAAGTTCGGTGTCGAATGGAACCTGCCGGTTCTTCACTTCTGTGAAATGCTCGGACTCGCACAGGGTATGAGCCCGGTCGAGCTCGGACTTGACCTGCACCAGATATCCTGCAACCCATTCCTTGACAAGATTAACGGAGGTCAGTAA
- a CDS encoding 4Fe-4S binding protein, with amino-acid sequence MAMSTMYPKYSTKMENDTVTMEQRLLSKVSNLVLNTTKCTGCGICSEVCPKDAIVLGLVGAVCRGAVEDEAAISVDPAKCSYCGVCTIMCPFDALEVRVDGEPSLPIKEQEGFPEYDFTAEIDENKCVRCTTCSEACPNDSIVRNTPIYEGEVADGVKRQAALDAVTTLVVDKEKCSVCGICASLCPALMIKRVPFTAEHVGSAGEVVWDNSLCNACQVCALACPDDAITVERVVTPESKLPGNVVIDQDTCITCSWCEKVCPEEAVTIKKFFDGDIIFNADKCPGGCSTCVDICPCNAIYLPTPVPALQMKRNSIEPNIAVNKDLCILCGACVNACPSEDVITIKRTGIHVKGPETDLYKTIAAKLCIPRSSKVREDKFGQVELKSLE; translated from the coding sequence ATGGCAATGAGCACAATGTATCCAAAATACTCCACGAAGATGGAGAATGACACCGTCACCATGGAGCAGCGCCTCCTGAGTAAGGTGTCCAACCTCGTGTTAAACACGACCAAATGTACCGGATGCGGTATCTGTTCTGAAGTCTGTCCCAAGGACGCCATCGTTCTTGGCCTGGTCGGCGCAGTCTGCCGCGGCGCCGTCGAAGACGAAGCCGCAATCTCCGTTGACCCCGCAAAGTGTTCCTACTGCGGTGTCTGTACGATCATGTGTCCGTTTGACGCCCTTGAGGTCAGAGTTGACGGTGAACCCAGCCTTCCGATTAAGGAGCAGGAAGGTTTCCCGGAGTATGACTTCACCGCTGAGATTGACGAAAACAAATGCGTCCGCTGCACAACCTGCAGTGAAGCATGCCCCAACGATTCTATCGTTCGCAACACCCCGATCTATGAGGGTGAGGTTGCTGACGGTGTCAAACGCCAGGCTGCTCTTGACGCTGTGACCACTCTTGTTGTCGACAAGGAAAAGTGCAGTGTTTGTGGTATCTGCGCCTCCCTCTGTCCGGCACTGATGATTAAGCGTGTACCGTTTACCGCTGAGCATGTCGGCTCTGCCGGCGAAGTTGTGTGGGACAACTCCCTCTGCAACGCATGCCAGGTTTGTGCGCTCGCCTGTCCGGATGACGCCATCACCGTTGAACGTGTGGTAACTCCTGAGAGCAAGCTCCCGGGTAACGTTGTCATCGACCAGGATACCTGCATTACCTGCAGCTGGTGTGAGAAAGTCTGCCCTGAAGAAGCTGTTACTATTAAGAAGTTCTTCGACGGCGACATCATCTTCAACGCTGACAAGTGTCCCGGAGGATGTTCAACCTGTGTTGACATCTGCCCGTGCAATGCTATCTATCTGCCGACCCCTGTCCCTGCTCTTCAGATGAAGAGAAACAGCATCGAGCCGAATATCGCCGTCAACAAAGACCTCTGCATTCTGTGCGGTGCCTGTGTCAACGCATGCCCGTCAGAAGATGTCATTACCATCAAACGTACCGGCATCCACGTCAAGGGTCCCGAGACCGACCTGTACAAGACCATCGCTGCCAAGCTGTGTATCCCGCGTTCCTCCAAGGTTCGTGAAGACAAGTTCGGCCAGGTCGAATTAAAATCTCTGGAGTGA